The Chloroflexota bacterium genomic interval ATCTCCTCTGCCCTGCCTTTAACGGAATAGATGGTATCCTCATGTGCCGCCAACCCCACTTTCACTTCCAGGCCAGCAACCTTCTTCAGCGAGCCAAGATAAGTCCGCAATCCCGCTCCTTGCCAGCTACTCTTCGGGGTCTGGTGGGGCGTGGTGATAGAAAGCATGTGATCCCCCAGGAAGAGTACCGGGCCAACCTTCAAGCAGATTTCCCCCGGGCTGTGTCCCGGGGCATGACACACCTCATAACCATTAACAATACGCTCCCCGTCAATTACCTCTATTATCTCGTAGTCTGTCGAGTGAAAGCCCAGTTGATCCACCGAGAAAATGGCTTCCGGCTCAACATTGCATCCAGCCTCCCTTACCAACTGCACCGCGTGTTCTTTCCAATCAACGTACTCCCTGGTGTAGTCCTTTATTATGCCGCTATCCAGTCTGTGAATATACACCTTCCTGCCCTTCAGCCTGTCATCCTCCAGCATTCCGAAGTGGTCGCCATGCCCGTGGGTGATAATGATGCTGGCGATATCCCCAAACCCAACCTTCTCCTCAAACTCTCTGTTTACGATCTGGAAGCCCCTTTCCAGATCAGCCCTGGCCTTTTCTGCATTAAAACCCACATCTACCAGGCT includes:
- a CDS encoding MBL fold metallo-hydrolase, whose protein sequence is MTMFRRDDMTIMQTEIEGVTRYAFGDTRIYRVGVESFPNHVTNMYLILDGEASLVDVGFNAEKARADLERGFQIVNREFEEKVGFGDIASIIITHGHGDHFGMLEDDRLKGRKVYIHRLDSGIIKDYTREYVDWKEHAVQLVREAGCNVEPEAIFSVDQLGFHSTDYEIIEVIDGERIVNGYEVCHAPGHSPGEICLKVGPVLFLGDHMLSITTPHQTPKSSWQGAGLRTYLGSLKKVAGLEVKVGLAAHEDTIYSVKGRAEEIETFHHQRLGELMELCLDEKNLYQLTTEYYRHHPDLIQASSIEELAVDEKILALEEIKAHVEYLLEEERMTVASIEDGIVKYRSR